The DNA sequence TCCCTCAATTGTTGCACTTTGaaccaaacatcaccaccatggccgacCAGAAACCACCTGTTGCCTTCATCGGGCTCGGAGCCATGGGCTTCGGCATGGCCACCCACCTCATCAAGCAAGGCTACCCAGTTACCGGATTTGATGTCTGGGCCCCAACTCTCAAACGGTTCGAGGAAGCAGGCGGCTCAACCGCCACAACACCAGCAGAAGCCGTCCTCAACAAGGAGCATGTCGTCGTAATGGTGGCCACcgcccagcaagcccagTCTGTTCTGCTGGATGGCCCCAATGCTGCCGTCCCGAAGCTTCCCCAAGGAGCCGTGGTCCTTCTCTGCTCCACCGTCCCCTGTGACTACGTCCAGGCTCTCCAAGTCCAGCTCAACAGCATCGGCCGCAGTGACATCTTGCTGATCGACAGCCCAGTCTCCGGCGGAGCCGCCAGAGCAGCAGATGGCACTCTTTCCATCATGGCAGGCATGTCTGCTGCTGCGTTGGAGAAAGGACGCCCGTTGCTCGCTGAGCTGTCAGATCCAGCAAAACTGTACATTGTCGAGGGTGGCATCGGTGCTGGCAGCAACATGAAGATGGTTCACCAAGTTCTCGCGGCAAACCAAATCCTGGGAGCAAGTGAGGTGATGGGTTTCGCTGAGAGACTAGGCCTAGATCTGGCCAAGGCTCAAAAAGCAGTGCTGGAGTCTGATGCTTGGAATTTCATGTTCGAGCACCGAACACCCAGAATATTCACCGAGTTCCAGCCTGTTGCCAGTGCGGTTCAGATTATCGTCAAGGAtaccagcatcatcacctcagAAGGGCGAAGAAGTTCTTTTGCCACGCCGATGACAAGCGCAGCGGAGCAGATCTACTTCACTGCtgttgggagagggtgggcgATGGACGACGATAGCAGTCTCGTGAGACTCTATACCGAAGGAAACAGAAAGGTTGGGCCAGTTTATGGCACTGCTGAGTCAGAGGAGGATAAGACGGCTTTGGTGTTGGCTTTGATGAGAGGTATCCTGCTTTGTGCTGCTGCAGAGTCTCTTGCTTTTGCGCACACTGTGGGTCTGGATTTGGATCAGGTCTTGGATCTTTGTGTCAACGCTGCTGGTGGTAGTAAAGTGCTGGAGAAGCTTGGGCCTGCCATTATCAAGGAGCTCGGGGGTGCCGGTGATGCTTCAAGTGGCGAGTCGAGCCTTGAGGATGTCTTTAGCGGACTGAGTGCGGCGGTCGAGGAGGCACAGAGGATAAAGACTCCGTTGTATCTTGGGACCCAGGCGTTGAGTATTCTCCAACGTGTGACACAATCCAAAGGGACAGGCTctgctggtgttgtcgtAAAGGCCTGGGTTTGAGATATTGATGAGGTAGATAGGTATATTTTAATGTTTGTCCTTGTTTTTGGGTATGCGTCTAGGGTGTCGTTTGCAGATAGAGATTAAAAATGTCATCGGATTTGCTGGATACTATTCCGCCAGAAGGCTACTCaccccaccaacaaaacaaacccgcCTGCCCCACTTTGTACCGCTCAATTCCAATCCCTGCTCCTAGTCGCGTCTTCTTATCGCAACACGCGTCTCATGATCGAATATCACCCAGAGCATCATCAATTCCAGTCGAACAACCTCACGAACTACCCAAAATGGAGGAGGCAATGAAACAGCACTTTTTCCACCACGGAAAACCAGGCGTAAGCTCACGTTATCCCCTCAATCTCTCACATCATGTCCCTCTTATTGACCACTCCCCCAGACCGACCCCTCAGAAGCCGAAAAATGCCACTGGTGCCAGATTCGTAGTTTCAAAACCCACAAGAAActtcccatcaccatcgttAACGAAGCCAAAGGAGACGAACGCAAGGAAGTCCTAAATCCAGACTTCAAATTCATCGACCGCTCAATCCCAAGCGACGACGTCCCCATCGCCGGGGCCTCCTTCCGCACCGGCTGCAATTGCGCAGACGACGAGCAGTGCATGTACTCAACATGCGAATGCCTCGACGAAATGGCCCCCGACTCCGACGAGGACATGTCCGACGCCCCCCCAGCTCGTGGCCGCAGGATGCAAAAGTTCCAGTACTACCACTCCGGCACCAAAGCCGGCTTGCTCAAGTCTAGAATCCTCGACAGCCGTGAGCCAATCTATGAGTGTCACGATGGCTGCAGTTGCAGTAAAAACTGTCCGAACCGGGTGGTGGAACGAGGCAGGACGGTGCCGTTGCAGATCTTCCGGACAAAGAATAGAGGATGGGGGGTCAAGTGTCCGGTGGATATCAAGAAGGGGCAGTTTGTGGATAAGTACTTGGGGGAGATCATCACCAGCGAGGAGGCCAACCGCCGGCGAGCTGAGTCGACCATCTCGGATAAAAAGGACGTTTATTTGTTTGCTTTGGACAAATTTTCTGAC is a window from the Podospora pseudocomata strain CBS 415.72m chromosome 6, whole genome shotgun sequence genome containing:
- a CDS encoding hypothetical protein (EggNog:ENOG503P012; COG:I) — its product is MADQKPPVAFIGLGAMGFGMATHLIKQGYPVTGFDVWAPTLKRFEEAGGSTATTPAEAVLNKEHVVVMVATAQQAQSVLLDGPNAAVPKLPQGAVVLLCSTVPCDYVQALQVQLNSIGRSDILLIDSPVSGGAARAADGTLSIMAGMSAAALEKGRPLLAELSDPAKLYIVEGGIGAGSNMKMVHQVLAANQILGASEVMGFAERLGLDLAKAQKAVLESDAWNFMFEHRTPRIFTEFQPVASAVQIIVKDTSIITSEGRRSSFATPMTSAAEQIYFTAVGRGWAMDDDSSLVRLYTEGNRKVGPVYGTAESEEDKTALVLALMRGILLCAAAESLAFAHTVGLDLDQVLDLCVNAAGGSKVLEKLGPAIIKELGGAGDASSGESSLEDVFSGLSAAVEEAQRIKTPLYLGTQALSILQRVTQSKGTGSAGVVVKAWV
- a CDS encoding H3K9me3 methyltransferase (EggNog:ENOG503P012; COG:I), producing the protein MSSDLLDTIPPEGYSPHQQNKPACPTLYRSIPIPAPSRVFLSQHASHDRISPRASSIPVEQPHELPKMEEAMKQHFFHHGKPGTDPSEAEKCHWCQIRSFKTHKKLPITIVNEAKGDERKEVLNPDFKFIDRSIPSDDVPIAGASFRTGCNCADDEQCMYSTCECLDEMAPDSDEDMSDAPPARGRRMQKFQYYHSGTKAGLLKSRILDSREPIYECHDGCSCSKNCPNRVVERGRTVPLQIFRTKNRGWGVKCPVDIKKGQFVDKYLGEIITSEEANRRRAESTISDKKDVYLFALDKFSDPDSPDPLLRAPPFEVDGEWMSGPTRFINHSCDPNMRIFARVGDAVDKHVHDLALFAIRDIPAGEELTFDYVDGGLAEEDAGGLVPDDKKKDMTKCLCGTKKCRGFLW